A section of the Stenotrophomonas acidaminiphila genome encodes:
- a CDS encoding S9 family peptidase, whose amino-acid sequence MRPLFLALAMMLATPAVHAEKLTLEAITGSAPLSGPTLMKPKVAPDGSRVTFLRGKDSDRNQLDLWEYDIASGQTRLLVDSKVVLPGTETLSDEEKARRERQRIAAMTGIVDYQWSPDAKTLLFPLGGELYLYDLGRQGREAVRQLTHGEGFATDPKISPRGGFVSFVRERNLWVIDLASGKPLQLTRDGSATIGNGVAEFVADEEMDRHTGYWWAPDDSAIAFARIDESPVPVQKRYEMYADRVEMIEQRYPAAGDRNVRVKLGVVAPRAGAAPKWVDLGGEQDIYLARVTWRDPQRLTFQRQSRDQKTLELIETMLADGRQRTLVTETSRTWVPLHNDLRFLKDGRFVWSSERSGFEHLYLASEDGATLTPLTSGPWPVDELLAVDEDAGKVYFRAGIESPLRSEIHAVPLAGGTPVKLSRAAGMHSAAFANNASVYVDSWSNSTTPPQIELYRANGEKIATLLDNDLADPAHPYAKYRDAQRPVEYGTLTAADGRTELHYSLIKPAGFDPAKQYPVAVYVYGGPASQTVTDSWPGRGDHLFNQYLAQHGYVVFSLDNRGTPRRGRDFGGALYGVQGTVEVADQLKGVEWLKRQPWVDGARIGVQGWSNGGYMTLMLLAKASDQYACGVAGAPVTDWGLYDTHYTERYMNLPAANPDGYREGRILTHIDGLTSPLLLIHGMADDNVLFTHSTNLMSALQKRGQPFELMTYPGAKHGLSGSNALHRYRVAEDFLARCLKP is encoded by the coding sequence ATGCGCCCCTTGTTCCTCGCCCTTGCCATGATGCTCGCCACCCCCGCCGTCCACGCCGAAAAACTCACCCTGGAAGCCATCACCGGCAGCGCGCCGCTGTCCGGGCCGACGCTGATGAAGCCCAAGGTGGCGCCGGATGGTTCGCGCGTGACCTTCCTGCGTGGCAAGGACAGCGACCGCAACCAGCTGGACCTGTGGGAATACGACATCGCCAGCGGCCAGACCCGGCTGCTGGTCGATTCCAAGGTGGTGCTGCCCGGCACCGAGACCCTGAGCGACGAGGAAAAGGCGCGGCGTGAGCGCCAGCGCATCGCGGCGATGACCGGCATCGTCGATTACCAGTGGTCGCCCGATGCGAAGACCCTGCTGTTCCCGCTCGGCGGCGAACTCTACCTGTACGACCTGGGCCGGCAGGGCCGCGAGGCGGTGCGCCAGCTCACCCACGGCGAAGGCTTCGCCACCGACCCGAAGATCTCGCCCAGGGGCGGGTTCGTCAGCTTCGTGCGCGAGCGCAACCTGTGGGTGATCGACCTGGCCAGCGGCAAGCCGCTGCAGCTGACCCGCGACGGCAGCGCCACCATCGGCAACGGCGTGGCCGAATTCGTCGCCGACGAGGAAATGGACCGCCACACCGGCTACTGGTGGGCGCCGGACGACTCGGCGATCGCCTTCGCCCGCATCGACGAATCGCCGGTGCCGGTGCAGAAGCGCTACGAGATGTACGCCGACCGCGTGGAGATGATCGAACAGCGCTACCCGGCGGCCGGCGACCGCAACGTGCGGGTCAAGCTCGGCGTGGTGGCACCGCGCGCCGGTGCCGCGCCGAAGTGGGTCGACCTGGGCGGGGAGCAGGACATCTACCTGGCCCGCGTCACCTGGCGCGACCCGCAGCGCCTGACCTTCCAGCGGCAGAGCCGCGACCAGAAGACGCTGGAGCTGATCGAGACCATGCTGGCCGACGGCCGCCAGCGCACCCTGGTCACCGAGACCAGCCGGACCTGGGTGCCGCTGCACAACGACCTGCGCTTCCTCAAGGATGGCCGCTTCGTGTGGTCGTCCGAGCGCAGCGGCTTCGAGCACCTGTACCTGGCCAGCGAGGACGGCGCCACGCTGACCCCGCTGACCTCCGGCCCCTGGCCGGTGGACGAACTGCTGGCGGTGGACGAGGACGCGGGCAAGGTCTATTTCCGCGCCGGAATCGAGTCGCCGCTGCGCAGCGAGATCCATGCCGTGCCGCTGGCCGGCGGCACGCCGGTGAAGCTCTCGCGCGCGGCGGGCATGCACAGCGCCGCGTTCGCCAACAACGCCAGCGTCTACGTGGACAGCTGGTCCAACAGCACCACGCCGCCGCAGATCGAGCTGTACCGCGCCAACGGCGAGAAGATCGCCACGCTGCTGGACAACGACCTGGCCGACCCGGCGCATCCGTACGCGAAATACCGCGACGCGCAGCGGCCGGTCGAGTACGGCACGCTCACCGCCGCCGATGGCCGCACCGAGCTGCACTACAGCCTGATCAAGCCGGCCGGCTTCGACCCGGCCAAGCAGTACCCGGTGGCGGTCTACGTGTATGGCGGCCCGGCGTCGCAGACGGTCACCGACAGCTGGCCCGGCCGCGGCGACCACCTGTTCAACCAGTACCTGGCGCAGCACGGCTACGTGGTGTTCTCGCTGGACAACCGCGGCACGCCGCGCCGCGGCCGTGATTTCGGCGGCGCGCTGTATGGCGTGCAGGGCACGGTGGAAGTGGCCGACCAGCTCAAGGGCGTGGAATGGCTGAAGCGGCAGCCGTGGGTGGACGGTGCGCGCATCGGCGTGCAGGGCTGGTCCAACGGCGGCTACATGACCCTGATGCTGCTGGCCAAGGCGTCGGACCAGTACGCCTGCGGCGTGGCCGGCGCGCCGGTCACCGACTGGGGCCTGTACGACACGCACTACACCGAGCGCTACATGAACCTGCCGGCGGCCAACCCCGACGGTTACCGCGAAGGGCGCATCCTCACCCACATCGATGGGCTGACCTCGCCGCTGCTGCTGATCCATGGGATGGCCGACGACAACGTGCTGTTCACCCACTCGACCAATCTGATGAGCGCGCTGCAGAAGCGCGGCCAGCCGTTCGAACTGATGACCTACCCGGGCGCCAAGCATGGCCTGTCCGGCAGCAACGCGCTGCACCGCTACCGCGTCGCCGAGGACTTCCTCGCGCGCTGCCTCAAGCCCTGA
- a CDS encoding porphobilinogen synthase (catalyzes the formation of porphobilinogen from 5-aminolevulinate), which yields MFHPRYRPRRMRHDAFSRRLMRENTFTADDLIWPVFVHELAGRAPVASMPGVERLSIDELLREAEQALELGVPVIDLFPVVDPSCKSLDAAEAWNPDGLAQRAVRALKQRFPELGVMTDVALDPFTVHGQDGIIDDRGYVLNDVTVDALVKQSLSHAEAGVDIVSPSDMMDGRIGAIRQALDDAGHIHTRIMAYSAKYASAFYGPFRDALGSAGNLGKADKHTYQMDPANSDEALREIALDLDEGADMVMVKPGMPYLDVVYRVKQEFGVPTFAYHVSGEYAMLKAAAANGWLDERRCVMETMIGFKRAGADGVLTYYAPQIARWLREG from the coding sequence ATGTTCCACCCCCGTTACCGCCCGCGCCGCATGCGCCACGATGCCTTCTCGCGCCGGCTGATGCGCGAGAACACCTTCACCGCCGACGACCTGATCTGGCCGGTGTTCGTGCACGAGCTGGCCGGCCGCGCGCCGGTGGCATCGATGCCGGGCGTGGAGCGCCTGTCCATCGACGAACTGCTGCGCGAGGCCGAGCAGGCGCTGGAACTGGGGGTGCCGGTGATCGACCTGTTCCCGGTGGTCGACCCGTCGTGCAAGTCGCTCGACGCCGCCGAGGCCTGGAACCCCGACGGGCTGGCGCAGCGTGCGGTGCGCGCGCTCAAGCAGCGCTTCCCCGAGCTGGGGGTGATGACCGACGTGGCCCTGGACCCGTTCACCGTGCACGGCCAAGATGGCATCATCGACGACCGCGGCTACGTGCTCAACGACGTCACCGTCGATGCCCTGGTGAAGCAGTCGCTGTCGCATGCCGAGGCCGGCGTGGACATCGTCTCGCCCTCGGACATGATGGACGGGCGCATCGGCGCGATCCGCCAGGCGCTGGACGACGCCGGCCACATCCACACCCGCATCATGGCCTATTCGGCCAAGTACGCCTCGGCCTTCTACGGCCCGTTCCGCGATGCGCTGGGCAGCGCCGGCAACCTGGGCAAGGCCGACAAGCACACCTACCAGATGGACCCGGCCAACAGCGACGAGGCGCTGCGCGAGATCGCGCTGGACCTGGACGAAGGCGCGGACATGGTGATGGTCAAGCCGGGCATGCCGTACCTGGACGTGGTGTACCGGGTGAAGCAGGAGTTCGGCGTGCCGACCTTCGCCTACCACGTCAGCGGCGAGTACGCGATGCTCAAGGCGGCCGCGGCCAATGGCTGGCTGGACGAGCGCCGCTGCGTGATGGAAACCATGATCGGCTTCAAGCGCGCCGGTGCCGACGGCGTGCTGACCTACTACGCGCCGCAGATCGCGCGCTGGCTGCGGGAAGGCTGA